The following DNA comes from Streptomyces sp. NBC_00690.
AGGCCACGAGGGAGGCCCAACTCTGCGGGGAAACCATCAGGACAGGACCAGCAGGGACCTTGCTGTCACGGACGGGCACGACGCCATGGGCCACAGCGAAGGAGGGCGACCACTCGATGCAGTTGCCCCCTTCGCCACCGCTGTAGGTGGACTTGGCCCACAACGCACTCATGCTCGGACGCTCGACACCGGCCACTTGGCTACTCCCCCGATGAGCGGGCTATGGCAACCAGCCCAGCCCAACTCTGCGGGGAGAGCATCAGGACGGGACCGGCAGGCGCCTTGCTGTCACGGACGGGGACGACGCCATGGGCCACAGCGAAGGAGGGCGACCACTCGATGCACTGCCCTTCACCACCGCTATAGCTGGACTTATCCCAACTGATGAGCGCACTCCGGTCAAAGGTGATCTTCATTTGAGGTGCTCCTCCATGATTTTGTGAATCAAGGCCATTGACCGCTCGGACGACAGGGCATCCGCACGAAGACGGTCGTAGGTTGCCTGAGCCCTGGTGACAACGTCGGTTGAATCGTTCACCTGGCCTCGCCCGAACGTCTCCGAGTAGACGACAGTTGCCCCGTCCACCTGCATGAGCAGGTTAAACGGAAGGTTGGACGCAGGGGCACCCGCGTCGTAGGGCAGGACCTGAATGGTGATGTGCGGTGACTCGACCTCGGCCATCAGATGCCTCAACTGATGTGCCATGACACGCCGGTCGCCAACCACTGTGTGGAGTACCGACTCATGGAGGATCACCCAGAGCAATGGCGGGTCTTCGCGATCCAACACTTCGCGTCGGCACAGTCGTGCCATGACCCGGCCATTGATCTGTTCGTCGGTCTCGCGCGGGAAGGCCGAGCGGAAGACAGCCTCCGCGTACTCCCGCGTCTGCAACATCCCCATGATGAAGGCGTTGCTGTAGTCCGTGACCGCTAACGCCTCCTGCTCCAGCTTCACGTACGGGATGAACCAGCCCGCGTGACCGCGCTCGCTCACCCGTCTCCGTAGCCGGGCGAACGACCCCGGGCGTTCGAAGATGCGGTCGCACGCCTCCGCGAAGTTCTCCGAGGCGAGCAGTGTGCCGCCCTCGACCTTGGTGACGTACGGGCGCTTGTAATGCGTCGCGTCCGCCAATTGCTGCTGTGTCATGCCCACGAACTCACGCGCCGACTTGACCTCCATACCGAGAAAGGCGGCGCCGTCCTGTGGTTCGTTCAACTCGTTGGAGGTGTATTCGCTCATACGCCCAACTCCGCAATGTTCCTGATGCGTTGGAACCCTGTTTCCTCTAGCGAGCGTACGCCCGGCGGGACACAGTGGGAGTGCAGTTTCGGCGAGAAGCACGCGACCG
Coding sequences within:
- a CDS encoding DUF397 domain-containing protein gives rise to the protein MSALWAKSTYSGGEGGNCIEWSPSFAVAHGVVPVRDSKVPAGPVLMVSPQSWASLVALARTATH
- a CDS encoding DUF397 domain-containing protein, which encodes MKITFDRSALISWDKSSYSGGEGQCIEWSPSFAVAHGVVPVRDSKAPAGPVLMLSPQSWAGLVAIARSSGE
- a CDS encoding helix-turn-helix domain-containing protein encodes the protein MSEYTSNELNEPQDGAAFLGMEVKSAREFVGMTQQQLADATHYKRPYVTKVEGGTLLASENFAEACDRIFERPGSFARLRRRVSERGHAGWFIPYVKLEQEALAVTDYSNAFIMGMLQTREYAEAVFRSAFPRETDEQINGRVMARLCRREVLDREDPPLLWVILHESVLHTVVGDRRVMAHQLRHLMAEVESPHITIQVLPYDAGAPASNLPFNLLMQVDGATVVYSETFGRGQVNDSTDVVTRAQATYDRLRADALSSERSMALIHKIMEEHLK